CATTGACTTACATAAGTTTTTTCTGCTACCTCTGATAATGTTAGTTTCTGAGTATAATTACTTTCTATGTAATTCATTGCGTTTTTTACTATAAAGCTACTTGCTGCACTATTCTCGTCATCTGTGCCCTCTGATACTAATAAATCATCCTCTTTTTTAAACTCCGAAAGCTTAGATGTCATGCACTCAATGGCTTCTTCTATCTCATCCATATTGGATGGTTTTAATAAAAATCTTGTAACGCCAAGTCGAATCGCCTGTTGCGCAAAGTCAAAATTTCTATAACCAGTTAAAATACTGATCATCATATTGGGAAATTCTGATTTTAATCCTGCTATCATTTCTAGTCCATTTTGACCAGGCATTGAAATATCTGTTATTACAATGTCAGGTTTATATTCTCGTATAATACCAGCACCCTCTATACCATCGTTTGCTTTTGCAACTAGCTTACAACGGAACTTCTCCCAGGGTACCATTCTTGAAATACCTTCCACTATAATTGGTTCATCATCAATAATAACTACACGATACATAAGTAACCTCCCCAATATTAGACTGTTTTATCTAGCTACTTGTTTTCAT
The Clostridium sp. Marseille-P299 genome window above contains:
- a CDS encoding response regulator transcription factor, coding for MYRVVIIDDEPIIVEGISRMVPWEKFRCKLVAKANDGIEGAGIIREYKPDIVITDISMPGQNGLEMIAGLKSEFPNMMISILTGYRNFDFAQQAIRLGVTRFLLKPSNMDEIEEAIECMTSKLSEFKKEDDLLVSEGTDDENSAASSFIVKNAMNYIESNYTQKLTLSEVAEKTYVSQWHLSKLLNRHLDKNFSEILNSVRIEKAKEMLKDPALRIGDVAEMVGFMDMAHFSRVFKKIIGISANEYRNQIGKKEIQSE